ATGTAACGATTACTGGTGGTTTGGATGCTCATGTTGAAATGGTTGCAGAAGGAGGAAAGAAGTTAGGAACTATTGCGGAAGAGGTTCAAATGCCGGAAGTTATTTCTGCCGCGACTCCTATTATTCCAACAGTTACAATGATAACGAATGGGCCAGAGAAGGTGGTTCTACTTGATGGGTCAGATCAAGCAGTTCAAGGGGATGGACCAGATCAGGTTCCTATAGTGTATAAGCCAGATCGAGTCGTTCCAGTGTTTGGGCCTATTCAGGCCTCTCAAGCGGATGTGCCAGTTAAGGGCGTTCAAGTTGAACGCAATGATCAAGTTGTTCAAGTAGATGGGCCAGTCCAAGCAGTTCGATCTCTTTTAGAGAAAGATAGTACTCGGTCGAGCACCGAGAAGAAGGAAAGATCAGATGGGTGTCTTCTAGAGAAAGAAAGTAATTGGTCGAACTCAGTGAAGAAGGAAAGACCAGATGGGTGTTTGAGCAAGAAATGGAAACGGCTCTCTTTCATTTCTTGCTCATCTAGTTCCGAACAAGAGGCTGCTAAAGTGCTCTATCTTCCCAACAAGAGAAAGGCTTTGCGTATCGATGGCGGATGAGATGGTAGACCGAATAAGCGAGGCACTAGTGTTGGGGGATCTATGATTGCAGACTCTCAGAATGCTCCCAATTTATAAGCGGTGGGTGTTCAACAGCACCGCCGCTCCcaatgaaaaaattaagttggAATGTccatgggcttgggaacccatggGGCTTTCAAACCCTTTGCGATTTGATGAAGAAGGAAGTTCCTGACATCCTGTTTCTATAGGAGACACGGCTTAAGGCTCACGAATTCGAGGTATGTAAATTTAAGCTaggttttgtaaattttttagtaGTTGATTGTCGGGGAAGGAAGGGGGGTCTTGCTTTGTTGTGGGGTAGGGATATATCTCTATCGATTCTTAGCTATTCACAATGTCGTATTGATGTTTTGATTAAGAATGATTCTGTCGAGGGTTCTTGGTTTTTCATGGGTATTTACTACTTTCCTGAAGTGTGTCAACGATTTAGAACTTGGGTTCTGTTACGACAATTGGGTAGAGATAGTGGTGAGGCTTGGATTGTaattggggattttaatgaattaCTACACCATAATGAAAAATGGGGAGGGAGGCCTAGGCCAGATTGGCAAATATCCGCTTTTAGGGATGTGGTTAATGACTGTTGTTTAAGGGATTTGGGGTTTAAGGGCAATAGATTTACATGGTCTAATCGAAGGGAAGGGTCTCTTTGCACTAGTGAGAGATTAGATAGAGCTCGCTCTGGCTAATCAAACATGGTTGGGTAATTTTCCAAATGTTGCGGTTATACATGGTTTGGAGGCCTATTCAGACCATGTTCCTATATGGGTTAGTACAGAAGGGGAAGGGGGGTTTTCTTAGGTTAGAAGGAAgtttaaatttgaagagatgTGGATAGGAGAGCAGGCCTGTGAGGATATTATTAAGGCATCTTGGAGGAGAGGTGAAAGGGGCAATAGCATGGTTGGGGTTATGTCTCAGATTAAGGAATGTGGGAATCAACTAGATAATTGGAGTAGGCATTGTTTTGGTAATGTTCAAAAGCAACTATGTCGGGCTCGCCAACATATGGAGATGCTGTTTATTTCTGACCCAGTTGGAGAGTTTATCACAGATCATACTTGGGCTCGAGAGGAAGTTCAAAAATGGTTAGAAAGAGATGAAGTGATGTGGAGGCAAATATCCAAAGCATTGTGGCTTAAGAATGGTGACAAAAATTCCAAGTACTTCCACATGAAAGCTTCTCAGAGGAGGAGAAAAAATAAGTTGGATAGATTAAAGGATGGAGAAGGGATTTGGCGAACTGGTGCACTAAGGGATAAGGTCCTGTTGGATTATTTTGAGAGTCTTTTTGAGAGCTCAAATCCAAGGAGTTCTAATGAATTTCTTGAATGTCTTGTTGGTAGAGTAACCCCAGCTATGAATGAGGAACTCAGTTAGCGGTTTACTGAAGCTGAAGTTCTTTGTGCTTTGTCTGAAATGAACCCCTCCACAGCTCCTGGTCCAGATGGGATGTCCCCAGTTTTTTTATCAGAGATATTGGCTTGTCATAGGCCCCTCAGTACAGGGAGCAGTGCTTCAGGCCTTGAATTCAGGTGCTTTTCCTCCATCTCTTAATCACACCTACATCACTCTTATTCCTAAGAAAAAATGtcctgttgttgttgttgattaTAGGCCCATTAGTGTGCGTAATGTGGCCTATAAGCTTATTTCTAAAGTTATTGCGAACCGTTTGAAAACTGTCCTTCCTAGCATAATTAGGGATAGTCAAGGTGCCTTTGTTCCTGGTCGTTTAATCACGGATAATGTATTAATTGCTTATGAATTGGTACATTTTTTAAAGCATAAGAAGAGTGGGAAACAAGGGTATATGTCCTTAAAActggatatgagtaaggcctatgatagagtTGAATGAAGTTTTCTTCAAAAGGTGATGGAGGTGTTGGGTTTCCAGGCTGGGTTTATTTCATTGGTGATGTTATGTGTCAAAACAGTTTCCTTTTCAGTGTTGGTTAATGGAGAACCAAAAGGGCCAATTTCTCATACTTGGGGGTTGAGACAAGAGGATCCTTTGTCTCCTTATCTCTTTCTATTTTGTACTAAAGGTCTTACTTGTTTGTTGAATAAAGTTGGCTTAAGATACGAAATTTTTGGACTCAAAATTTGTAGGAATGCGCCTAACATTAATCATTTGCTATTCGTGGATGATAGTGTAATTTTTTGTAAGGCTGATGTGGCAGAGAATAAGAGGGTTTAAGCTGTGTTAGATGTTTATGAAAGCATTTCAAGGCAGAAGattaataaggaaaaaacttCAATGGTATAGTAATGTGGGGCTAGAGTTACAACTAGAGATTTGTTTATTATGGAGAAATGGTGAAATACAGCAATATGAGAAGTATCTTGGGTTACCCCCTATTGTAGGTAGATCAAAATCCAGGGCTTTCCAATCTATCAAGCAAAGAGTTTGGCAAAAGTTACAAAGTTGGAAAGAAAATTTGTTGTCTCAAGGGGGTAAGGAGATCTTGTTAAAGGCAGTTGCACTTTTGATCCCAACTTATTCAATGAGTTGTTTTCTCCTGcctaatagtttttattttattttatttttatttttatttttcagagtTAGAGGGTCTAATGGCCAAATTTGGTGGGGTAAAAAACAGGAGGAACGAAAGATTCATTGGATTAGTTGGCAAAACATGTGTGAAGGAAAGACAAGAGAAGGAATGGGTTTTAAGAATCTTAGAAATTTCAACCTTGCTCTTCTtgcaaagcaagggtggaggctAATGCAAAATGAGAATTCTGTTCTTCACAAACTTCTCAAAGCTAGATATTTTTCTAAATCCAATTTTATGGAGTCTAGCTTGGGGCAGTATCCTTCTTATACATGGAGGGGTATTTAGGAGGCTAAGAGATGGTTGAGGGAGGGGTGTATTTGGAGGATTGTTGATGGGAAGACTGCAAAACTATGGCATGATCCTTGGGTTCTAGGTCATAGGCCGCTGAATGTTGAATTAGAGTCTGAGATGCAGCCGAGTGATGATGTAGTGGCCTCTGTTATTCTTGAGGAAAATAGGGGGTGGGACCTTTCCAAGCTTAgaactctcttcaatccaatgtTAATGGTTGACGTTATGAAGGTCATGGTTTTTTCACAAGGTACAGTTGATAAACTGATTTGGAGTCAGAAAAGAAGTGGTCAATTTTCAATGAAAAGCTGCTACAAACTTATTATGTCTAAGTTAGGCTTTGGTACAACAGAATGCTCTTCAATGGGGAGACAACAAAGATTATGGAAATTCTTGTAGAGGCTACCGAttcctaataaaataaaagtgtttGCATGGAGGGCATGTAAAGATAGTCTACCCTCAAAGGATAAATTGGTGCAAAAACAAGTGATCCCAGTAGCTACATGTTGATTCTGTGTGCATTCTGTTAAGGATCTATTGCATGCATTATTTGGTTGTGGTCAGCTACGAGACTCATGGATTCAGTATTTCCCTTATTTGGCAAAACTTACATCTACTAGTTTTTTAGAGCTGGCGATGACTGTTGTTGATGGAAAGATCTTAATCAATTAGCTTTATTTTTCTATCTTGCTTGGGGTTTCTGGTTTAGGCAAAACAAATTGGAGTTTGATAATATTTGTTTAAGTCCCCATCATGTAATCTCTCATTCTTTGGGACTGTTGCAGAAATATAAATCTGTTTCTATAAAATCCCAGAATCAGCTTCGACATCACTTCAGTTGGAAGCCTCCTCATACCGGGGTACTTAAGCTCAACACTGATGGAGCTATGTTTTTAGATCTTCACAAGGCTCGGATTGCCGTTATACTATGTGATTCAGCTAGAAAAATCCTAATGGTTGCTTCTAAGCTTGAACTAGAGGTGGCTGAACCAGAAGCAATGAAGTTGCTTGCTATTTTTAGAGGGATGCAATTGTGTTCCACTATGGGAATTTCACATATTAAAATTGAGAGCGACCATTTGCTGTTAGTCCAAGCTTTACACAAAATAACATGCTTAATTCTATGCTTGGTAATCTGTTTTCTGAAGTGCAAAGACTGTCTAGTTGCTTTACAAGTGTTTCTTTTACTCATTTGTATAGAGAGGAAAATATGGCAGCTCATAAACTTGCTAGAAAtgcttggagagtggagaatattgaaatgtggtgggatAGTACTCTAgactttctttctcaatttttaTAGTTTGATAAATGTCTGTAATTCTTTATCTTCAATGAAGTTGATTGtttctatccaaaaaaaaaaaaaaaaaaaactaaatatgtttggattgaaattgaaaactttttaattaaaaaaaaaaaaactaacaaactTGCACGTAGTCTAATGTTATGGAGGGATTTAGAGTAAGTTAGAGGCCCGATTATATtggatttaattatatatatgtagagaaagagaaaattgaGTTTATTAAGTTTTTGATATATAGTTTAACAAAGACAAACAACATTATGAAGAATCAAAAGGGTCAAATGTgttgtataaaattatttaaaaaatactagcAAATAGGCTCAAGTAGGTTTTGAAGAGTATTAAATCAAGAAATCAGGGTGCTTCTTTATCATGAAGGATGATTACTGACaatatataagtaatatatgAGATTTTGCATACTATGAAAACTAGATTGAGGTAAGAAGTGAAAgtatgaaaactggattttgcATACTCTGTGTTcgtcaaacacacacacacactctctctctctgaaatttTCCACCCGCCGAGCACCCCACAACCTCTTGCCAGCGTACTTCTCCTCCTTCTATCGTCTCTCACTTTCCCTCCATCCACCTCTATCTCCGTTACTCTCTGTCCCTCTCATTCTCTCTGTCTCTATCACACTCTCTCAGGCTGACAACTACCCACCTCCGCCTTCCCTCTAAGTTTCCCCTCCCTCACTCTCTGTCTCACCCTCTCggtttcccctctctctctctctctctctctctctctctccgcaaCACACATAATCTGTTTCTTTCTACCTGAGACACACCACACCCATTCAAAAGACTTCTACGCCATCAGCTAACGGGAATGACCATGGGAAGCAGTAGAGCTCGGGATGCTTGTGATCATCCAGAGATTCTCCCCTTCATGTGTAGGTGGCTCTTGGACCAacgttgaaaataattttttatgtaaattgtgAATTGTGATATGTGAAATTCGAATAATTCTTATCATATCATcactcttcttttatttattattattataattattattattattattatttaccttTTCCAAACAAGCATGTGGTGAATGGATTATGagaacaactcaattaatttaacaataaataaataaataaaatatgtaaagtgtggtgtgtgatgcTCATGAAATTCTGTCTTGTGGCTGTGGCCGAGTGCCATGCGAAGTATTTGGATGAATTGTGTAATTTATGTGGGCGAGTGCCTCCTGGAGTGTTGGAAGAATTTTGTCCATTTGTTCATTTTGCTTTTGAAGTGTTGTGGtgttttcatatattaaatctTGTTATTGTCATGTTTTATTAAGGGGATTTTTTTTCTCGATCACACTGTTGTTCAGTCAGGAGTATTGGAATTTCTGATTATGGTACGGATTTACAACTTGTGAATGTGAGCTGAAATTTCCCTCCCTTCTATTGAATTACagcttttcaatatatatatatatatatattatactgtcaaaggatgtaatcagatcaaaactaaaaaaatataaatgaaaaccGGATAGCTTGGCAGTTTGATTTAAGGCAGTCTACCACTTCTGAACATTAGCATCATCGAACTTTTCTTTATGTTTAGCAAACACTcgttcaaaattttctttttggtatcgTACTGTCGATGGCTTGACTTTGTAATAAACTGCTAGAACCTTCTGTTGCTTTGATTCTTTACACTCTAGGATCCTCAACAGCTCCTCCAAACACCATATAGATGATGCatagttttcaaaaaatattacgaTTGAAATCTTTGATTCTTCAATGACTTTTAAAAGTGCTGGTaaaattttttctcattttctcattTCCTTGTCATCTCTATAAGTTTTGATACCATTTTAAACCAAAGCTTGGTAAAGATGAACGGTAAAATTATTGCAAGTATCATCTTCTCGAAAGCTTAAAAATACATCGTGATTTAATTGCGAGATTAACGAATCGGAATTGGAGGAGGAATGAGAGCAAATGAGTCCTGGGAATGCGATGGAAGAAATCATTATGAATGTAAAGTATAATTAATTGGAGATGGATCGGAGCAGATGATGGAGCTCCTTTAGTACCTTATATAAGTCTCGTTGCATGAGGAGGAACTTCTTGGCGACTTTCGCGTTGCATCGTAAAAAGTTGTCATCTTTCTGTCAGCTTTTTACTCGTGAATATATCATTGATGTCTGACGTTGATCCCGTCGgtgggaaaaattattatttgttataaatttcaatgggaatctataacctcttttttaatgttatatttCTCTTGGTGTTTAAAGTTGAAATTTGatcagtattttatttaaaagcttttaagaaaaaatttataaattatatttttacaatttggCATCATGTAGACATTAAAAAGCAAGCCCTCACTTTGCCTTTTTAAAAAGGTTTTACgcttatttgataaaatgaaaaatgcttttaaatcgtagaaattttttaaaatttgaattttttgcccTCCCTCCCTCGatcctctctctattttttatttatttattttattagagaaaacaacaaaccaaaaaaattcCTATTTTGGCAGAAAGAACGAGTGACAGCCGTACAAGAATATATAGTTAAGATCTAAATCTCATAATAATAAAGTTtacaaactaaaatatataattttttgttgtatatgaaattatatagtATCTTTtactttagttttaatttaataaaattttaatttatcacatcaaatcatattaatttatgagtatagatcttttttataaactttaaaattcaaataaataaaatcaagtatATCATGTCGAAGAAAGCATATCATGATATCTTATTGGAAAGTTTCGAAAtagtctttttaattttttgagttcCAAGGTTTAAGAGAAAAAAGTTGAGACCTCACTCTGcctctttttaaaaagattttagacCAAGGGGTTTGCATTTTCATTGGGAATTAGGTTGCTTTTTAAAACTAACAGAGAAATCGTAATATATAGTTGGACCCGTAATTTGATCCATGAAATATATATCATTGACTCCATAAAATGTGGATGTACTAAGTATATATGTGATTGGTGGGTGTAAAAAGGGTTGACAAAATATGTTTGTTGGATAATCGGGTTGGGAAAAAAATCGTtaggaaataataatttttaggaaaaattaaattattaaaacaattattataaaatatataatattatattattattttaactttaagaTGACTAGTCCAATgtgaatatatatttctattagttttgACTTTACCCAAATTATGGACTAAGTCATTGCCAATACTCTTATATGTGGCATGGACCTCCCTTGGAAAGTTCCAATATTATAGATGAGCAATTGTTGCGTGTATCTTGACGACCTTCTAGGCAACTTGTCTGGAAAATTAAAAAGGCAAAATTGAACAAGTTGGTCAGATGCATTTGGCGAATTAAAGAATGATCAATGATCAAGAGCAACTTCTAGGCAACTTGTCTGGAAAATTAAGTAAAGTTAAATATGTTGTAGATTGTTCTTTTAGTtcatcactatatatataatttcttatttgTTGGCACGAAGTTAAACCGGCCGGGATTAACTGGCCGGTTTAACTTCTACTaacaaataaggagataaatttaataaaaaaaatatgaattcccAACGATGATGAGGAAGTAATTTCTTGGCAACTAGCTTCCAACTTCAGCGTTGCACCACACTcacataaaattagaaaaacaaaaaacaaaaaaaaaaagataataatacaactactttatatatataaattatttttcaaactttcactctcatataatataacttatatataatataactaattaattattaaagttTAGATAGGCCAATGGTCTAGTAGTCTATGGTACGTATTTGTTTATTTCTGATCATGAAAGATACCGGGGGAGGATCGGGTCCCCATACCCTACCTGCTGTATTCGAAAATGCTAAGGAACATCATATATAGAatgataaattgagataaattggAAAGAGACACTTAAAACAACTCCACTCGCTTCTAGCAGCAATATTGTTACGCAGATCGCTATGAATATAAAGACAATAATATTAGTACGCAGATCGCTATGAATATAAAGACAATAATACGCAGATCGCtatgaaaattatatcaatttgaattttgaatataaagacaACAATATTGATACGCAAATTACTATGAAAATTCGTTTAaacgtaacaaaactctaatctttaaataaagttttttttgaatttatatttaatataacaaTTTAAATGAGACCTCAATGTAAATTTTGTGTCTCAATTTagcaaaatcttaaaaaaattatttaaaatataaataattcattgtattaaatattaaatttagtattatgagGCCTTGCatacaatgaaaaatataaaaattattcaatATGGATCTTTGTTTTATGTGGACGGACTTGATCAGCTCAAAACTGTGTAAATGCTTGGGTATTGCAATTTGGCTTACCAAGAAACTTCCCCACGCTGATAATGTCATTTGACCAAGAAACTTCCCACGCAACTTCATTTAAATTTGTACTTCATGTTGGAGTAGGTACATGACGTAGCCGAGAAGTTTGATCACCCActtctctattattatttattggcaATACGTACTCGATCTATAATTATTGGACCTCTTGGCGATACTAATCTCGCATATACATCAGATCGATCAGGATGAGCACTTCTTCCATGGCTTTTCAATTAGgagcttcttcctctctctcattctcttcttcttcccttcctAGGTGGATTCATGATGTATTCTTGAGTTTTAGAGGTAAGGATGTTCGCCAAAACTTTATTTCTCATCTTTATCGTGCTTTGCGTCAAAGGGGAATCAACACTTACATAGACAACAATCTCAAAAGAGGAGAGAAAATTTCGCCAGAACTTTTCAAAGCAATTGAAGGATCCATGATTTCTATCGTTGTATTCTCTAAGAACTATTCAGATTCTAGATGGTGTTTAGATGAGCTATTGAAGATCCTTGAGTGCAAGGCAACGGTGAAACAAATTCATGTTTTACCCCTATTTTACGATGTACCTCCGTCGGATGTACGACATCAAAAAGGGAATTTTGGAGAAGCATTTGGTAGAGTTGAACATAAGTTCAAGGCTGATAAAGAAAAGCTTACAAAGTGGAAGGAAGCTTTAGAAAAAGTAGCCAATTTGTCCGGATTCGAATTAGGGGACAGGTAATTTTAATGAGctgtgcttatatatatatatatatatattatatatatatatattttatatatatatatatatatatatatatttatatatgatgctCAAGAGAAGTTTATGAGGAAAATTTAGACAAATCCCAGATCTGAGAGTTTGCAAATTAATTGATGAAGATCATATGGTGCCATGCATAACTATTTGATATTTATCAGTTTTTTCAGCATTGAGTTTTATGCATGCATACCATACTTAAATTAGAAATCTTTTGATCTTACTGAGGGATTTAATGTCATACTACCATATTAATTTCACATGAAGTTTATAGGAGAAACAGAACAGAAGAACATGAATGGAACAAAAAAGTAGTAAAATGTTTACCAATTCaaataaagaatgaaaaatgtaaGTTGAAGAAGAAAGACTATCTTTGACATGTTAATCTACTACTATCATTTTGTAAtggagagaaaaaaggaaaaaacgaTATTGTGAGTAAATCATCTTTATGTGTGTACGTATTACAGTGAAAAGTCTTAACTCTTTAAGtttcttttgtcttttataTTGATAGCAATGATGTTCAGGAGAAGTTTATGGGGGAAAATTTAGACAAATCCCAAATGAGTTTGCAAATTGATGAAGATCATATGGTGCCATGCAAAACTATTTGATAGTTATCATTTTTTCAGCATtgattttatgcatatataccaTACTTAAATTAGAAATCTTAATTTCTTACTAAGGGATTTAATATCGTACTACCATATTATAAATTTCACATGAAGTTTATAGGAGAAACGAAATAGAAGAACGTGAAAAAATACAATTGAAATCTTCTCAGAATTAAGGGAGAGCAAATTCGAGAACGGAACAAAAAAGTAGTTAAAATGTTTAAGTATGAGAAGAGCACGAGGAAGAAGAAAGGCTATCTTTAACCTGGTAAACTACTACTGTAATTTTGTAACAtatggagagaaaaagaaaaaacgatATTGTTACTAAATCATCTTTATGTGTGTATTACAATGAAACATCTTAACTCTTTaaatttcttttgtcttttataTTGATAGGGATGAATCAGAGTTTATTCAAGATATCATTAAATGGGTAGACTCAAAAATGGTAGATCGTACACCTCTTAATGTTGCTAAGTATCCGGTTGGAATAGAGTCTTGTGTACGAGACATTTATCAGCATTTAAATTTGGGAAGGAAAGATATTACATGCATGGTAGGGATATGGGGAGCCGGTGGAATTGGTAAGACAACTATTTCAAAAGAGATATATAACAGGATTTTTCATCAATTTGATAGAAGTTGTTTCTTGAAAAACATTAGAGAATCTTCAAAAGCAGGAGATTTGATTCGACTACAAAATACACTTCTTTATGAGATTTTGGGAGAAAATTTGGATGTTCGTGATTGTGATAGAGGCATCAATGAAATTAGACATAGACTTTGCTCTATAAGGGTTCTTCTAGTccttgatgatgtggatgacTTGGTCCAACTAGAAACATTAGCTGGAGCTCGCGATTGGTTTCATTCAGGAAGTAGAATTAtcctaacaacaagagatcaacaTATATTAAATATCTCTAATGTTGATTCAAAATACGAAGTAAAGAGATTGGATCATAATGAAGCTCGTAAGCTCTTTAGCTTGCATGCTTTCGAGAAAGAAGAACCACTTGACAGTTATGCAAAAGTCTTTAAAGAAGTAATGCAATATGCTCAAGGTCTTCCACTAGCTTTAACAGTGCTGGGTTCAAATCTAAAAGGTAAAACCATTTGTCAATGGGAAAGTGCATTggataaatataaacaaatacccaacaaaaatattcagagtgtacttcaagtaagttatgatggattggaagaacATGAGAAGGACATGTTTCTtgatattgcatgtttctttaaaGGAGAACCTTTGGCTGATGTCATTAAAATATTTGAGAGTTGTCATTTCCATCCTAATGATGGTATCCCGAAGCTTATAGACAAGTGTCTTATCACTGTTGGGTATAATATTTGGATGCACGACTTGCTACAAGACATGGGGAGAGAAATTGTCCGAAAGGAATCCAAAGAACCAGGCGCGCGTAGTAGATTATGGTTTTATGAAGATATTCGCCATGTACTAGAGGAAAATACTGTAAGTTCTTAGATTAAAAGCACTTTCAATTGAACACTTTTTACTGGTGAAACTTACGTGGAA
This is a stretch of genomic DNA from Carya illinoinensis cultivar Pawnee chromosome 15, C.illinoinensisPawnee_v1, whole genome shotgun sequence. It encodes these proteins:
- the LOC122296876 gene encoding uncharacterized protein LOC122296876; translated protein: MFCTCWGSGRYGSFSSIRAWLRATSYGDHFRDVCSWERRDSFRSGRHNPPSEGSGSGGIAMTGKVDVTITGGLDAHVEMVAEGGKKLGTIAEEVQMPEVISAATPIIPTVTMITNGPEKVVLLDGSDQAVQGDGPDQVPIVYKPDRVVPVFGPIQASQADVPVKGVQVERNDQVVQVDGPVQAVRSLLEKDSTRSSTEKKERSDGCLLEKESNWSNSVKKERPDGCLSKKWKRLSFISCSSSSEQEAAKVLYLPNKRKALRIDGG